Sequence from the Streptomyces sp. NBC_00440 genome:
GCAGAACGCTCGACGGACCCCCGGCCCGTACCCGGCCCTCGGCTCCCTCGGAAGGAACGGGGCCACGGCCGATCGACGAAGGAGTGGCGATATGAGCGACTTGGCATCGCGGATCGCCGCACTGCCGCCGGAGCAGCGGGCCGTGCTTGAGGCGCGGCTGGCCGACCGTGCGGCCGCTCGCGGGGACAGCGCGGGGGGCCGGATCCTGCCGCGCGACCGCTCCGCCCCCACCCCGCTGGGTGTCTCCCAGCACCGGGAGTGGGCGGTCGGACAGATCCGGTCGGTCAACAACATCACCGGTGCCCTGAGGCTGGAAGGCAGTCTCGACCTGAGCCTGCTGAGCAGTGTTCTCACCGACATCGTCGAGCGCCACGAGGTGCTGCGGACGACGATCGACCTGGCCGGGAAGGGGACACCGGTCCAGGTCGTCCAGGCGGTGACGCCGGTGCCGACGCCCGTGGTGGACCTGACCCATCTGGCGCCGGCCCGGCACAACGACGAGGTCACGCGGCTCGCCCGACGTGACATGACCCGTCCCTTCGACCCTGCCGATCCGCAGCGCCTGCGGGTGACGCTGCTCAGGCTGGAGACGGAGGTCCATGTCGCGCTGTTCGCGGCCGACCACGCGGCTTCGGACGCCTGGTCGCTGGCGATCATCGTCGAGGAGCTGGCTGCGATGTTCCGCAGCCGTCTCGGCGACGGCCCGGCGGACCTGCCTTCGCTCGATATCCAGTTCGGGGACTTCGCGGCGTGGCAGCGCGAGGAGCGTGACGAGGAGCGGGAGGAGCTCGAAGTCCAGCACTGGCACAAACAGTTGGAGGGCATGCCGGCCGAGTCCGCGCTGCCGGCCGACCGTCCCGTTCCGGCGCGCCCGACGTATGCGGGCGGGGTGTACGACACGCACCTCCCGCAGGAGCTGGCGGCCGGAGTGCAGCGGTTCGGCGAACAGGAGGGCGCCTCGCTGTTCGGCGTGCTGCTCGCCGCGTGCTCGGTGCTGCTCAACCGGTACTCGGGCGAGGACGACGTCGTCGTCGGCTCGCTCGTGTCGGGACGTACCCGCGGGGAGAGCCAGCGGCTCATCGGCAGCTTCGCCAATCCGCTGCCGCTGCGGGTGCGGATGCACGACGGACTGACGCTCCGTCAAGCCGTACGGGAGGCGCACGCGACGCTGGCGAGCGCGCTCGACCACCAGGACCTCCCTTTCGAGCGGGTCGCCGAGGGCCTCGGTCTCGGTCGTGAGTCGACCCGCACCTCGTTCAGCCGGGTCTGGATCAACGTACTCACCGTGCCCGACATGACCCTGGACCTGCCGGGACTGCGCATCACACCCGTGTCGATCGCCCCGGCCAAGACCTCGGTCGACCTCACCCTCAACGTCACGCCCAACGCGGGGACGCTGCAGATCCAGTGGCACTACATGTCCGAACTCTTCGACTCCGCCACGGTCGCACTGCTCGCCGAGCAGTTCCAGCGGGTGCTCCACCAGCTCGTCACCGCACCCGATACCCCCGTCTGGGCTGTCGAGCTCAGGGCCGGCGCCGCAGGGAGCGAGCCCACGTTCTCCTACGACGTGAGCGGATTCATCGAGCAGTTCCAGCGCAGGGTGCGGCTCGCCCCCTACGCTCCGGCGGTCGTCTGGGACGGAGTCGCGACCAGTTACACCGAGCTCAACCGCCGTGCGAACCGGCTCGCCCACCGGCTGCGGGCCGCAGGAGTCCGGCGGGACGCGCGCGTCGGCGTCCTGGTCGACCGCTCACCGGCCCTGGCCGTGGCGATCCTGGCCGTGCTCAAGGCGCACGGGGCGTATGTGCCCATCGACCCGACCTACCCGCCGGAACGCATGGCGTTCCAGCTCGCCGACGCGGACGTTCGGGTGCTGGTGACGGAGGAGCCACTGGCGGACAGGCCAGGGACGGGCGCATGGACCACCGTCCTCATGGACGGTGACGACGTACAGGACGGCGACGAGGCCGACCTCGACCTGCCGGATCCGGCATCGGCGGCGTACGTCGTCTACACCTCGGGATCGACCGGCCGGCCCAAGGGCGCCGTGATCGAGCACCGGTCGCTCGCGGTGTTCGCCCGCGACGTGGTGGATCGGCTCGGCCTGGGCACCGGCGACCGGTTCCTGCAGTTCGCCTCCCCGGGCTTCGATGTCCTCGTCGAAGAGCTGTTCCCGACCTGGCTCGCCGGGGGCGCCGTCGTGATGCCGACGAAACACCTGATCAGCGGGGAGGACGACCTCGCCGCGCTGGTCGAGCGGGAGCACCTGACGGTCATGGAGCTGCCCACGGCCTACTGGCACGAGTGGACGCGCGAGATCGACCGGCTCGGCCTGCAGCTCCCGAGGCATCTGCGCCTGGTGATCATCGGGGGTGAGCGGGTCCTGCCCGAGCGCCTCACCATGTGGCGGCGCACCGGCGTGCCCCTCGCCCACGTGTACGGCCTCACCGAGACGACGGTCAGCTCCACCTTCTTCCGGCTGGACCCGGACGACCCGGAGGCGGAGTGGCCGAACCTGCCGATCGGCACCCCGCTTCCGTCGGCCGACCTGCGCATCCTCGACCGGCGGATGCGGCCGGTCCCGGACGGCGGAGTGGGCGAACTCTACATCGCAGGGGTCAGCCTCGCCCGCGGCTACCTGGGCCGTCCGGGCCTCACCGCACAGCGCTTCGTCGCGGACCCGGCGTCGCCGGGCGAGCGGGTCTACCGCACGGGCGACCTGGTGCGGCGCCGCACGGACGGCAACCTTGAGTTCCACTCCCGGGTGGACACGCAGGTCAAGATCCGTGGCTTCCGCGTCGAGCCCACCGAGGTCGAATCGGCCCTCATCGACCATCCCGGGGTCGCGGAGGCCGTGGTGACGGCCCATGAGCCGGCCCCGGGAGACCGCCGGCTGCTGGCCCATGTGGTGCCGTCGGCCGGAATGGCCGGTGTCGCCGCCGGGCTGCGCGACTTCCTCCTCGAACGGCTTCCCTCCTACCTCGTCCCCTCGGCGTTCGTCGAGATGGAGGAGCTGCCGCTCAACGCGAACGGCAAGATCGACCGTGCGCGCTTGCCCGCTCCGAGCCGCGAAGACGCGGTGAGCGCGGCAGGCTTCCGCGCACCGGAGTCGGCGACGGAACAGGCGCTGGCCGGGATCGTCGCCGGTGTCGTGGGCATCGCAGAGATCGGTGTCGACGACAACTTCTTCGAGGTCGGCGGCGACTCGATCCTCGCCATCCAGGTGGTTGCCCAGGCACAGCAGGCGGGGCTGCGGCTGACCCCGTACGACCTCTTCGCGAACCCGTCCGTCGCCCGGCTCGCCGTGGTCGTCGAGGCCGGCCGCATCGTCGACGCCGAGCAGGCGGACGTCACGGGTCCCGCACCCCTTGCACCGACCCAGCACGCCTTCTGCACGGCCGAGTTGACGCAGCCCGCGCAGTGGAACCTCTCGGTGCTGCTCGACCTGGCGGTCGAGATCGACCCCGAGGTGCTGCGCGCGGCAGTCGAGGCGGTGCTCGGACACCATGACGGGCTGCGTCAGCGGCTGCTGCTCGCGGGGGCCCGCACCCGGTCGCGCATCGCCCCGCGCGGCGACGAGACCCCGTTCGCCTACCACGACCTCTCCGCCGGCCCGGACCCGGACCTGCGGACCGCCGCGGTCTGCGCGGAGCTGCAGCGCAGCCTCGAACCCGCGGTCGGACCGATGATCAGGGTCGCGCTGCTGCGAACGGGTCGGGGGCGTGCGGACCAGCTGGCCGTCGTGGTCCACAGGCTGGTGGCCGACACAGCGTCCATGCGGATCCTCCTTGAGGACCTGGAGACCGCGGTGGTGCAGCTGTCGGCCGGTGAGCCGCTGCGGTTCCTGCCGAAGACCACGTCATGGCAGTCCTGGGCACGCAGGCTCGCCTCCCATGCCGCATCGGAGTCCGTACAGGGCCAACGCCCGTAC
This genomic interval carries:
- a CDS encoding non-ribosomal peptide synthetase — protein: MSDLASRIAALPPEQRAVLEARLADRAAARGDSAGGRILPRDRSAPTPLGVSQHREWAVGQIRSVNNITGALRLEGSLDLSLLSSVLTDIVERHEVLRTTIDLAGKGTPVQVVQAVTPVPTPVVDLTHLAPARHNDEVTRLARRDMTRPFDPADPQRLRVTLLRLETEVHVALFAADHAASDAWSLAIIVEELAAMFRSRLGDGPADLPSLDIQFGDFAAWQREERDEEREELEVQHWHKQLEGMPAESALPADRPVPARPTYAGGVYDTHLPQELAAGVQRFGEQEGASLFGVLLAACSVLLNRYSGEDDVVVGSLVSGRTRGESQRLIGSFANPLPLRVRMHDGLTLRQAVREAHATLASALDHQDLPFERVAEGLGLGRESTRTSFSRVWINVLTVPDMTLDLPGLRITPVSIAPAKTSVDLTLNVTPNAGTLQIQWHYMSELFDSATVALLAEQFQRVLHQLVTAPDTPVWAVELRAGAAGSEPTFSYDVSGFIEQFQRRVRLAPYAPAVVWDGVATSYTELNRRANRLAHRLRAAGVRRDARVGVLVDRSPALAVAILAVLKAHGAYVPIDPTYPPERMAFQLADADVRVLVTEEPLADRPGTGAWTTVLMDGDDVQDGDEADLDLPDPASAAYVVYTSGSTGRPKGAVIEHRSLAVFARDVVDRLGLGTGDRFLQFASPGFDVLVEELFPTWLAGGAVVMPTKHLISGEDDLAALVEREHLTVMELPTAYWHEWTREIDRLGLQLPRHLRLVIIGGERVLPERLTMWRRTGVPLAHVYGLTETTVSSTFFRLDPDDPEAEWPNLPIGTPLPSADLRILDRRMRPVPDGGVGELYIAGVSLARGYLGRPGLTAQRFVADPASPGERVYRTGDLVRRRTDGNLEFHSRVDTQVKIRGFRVEPTEVESALIDHPGVAEAVVTAHEPAPGDRRLLAHVVPSAGMAGVAAGLRDFLLERLPSYLVPSAFVEMEELPLNANGKIDRARLPAPSREDAVSAAGFRAPESATEQALAGIVAGVVGIAEIGVDDNFFEVGGDSILAIQVVAQAQQAGLRLTPYDLFANPSVARLAVVVEAGRIVDAEQADVTGPAPLAPTQHAFCTAELTQPAQWNLSVLLDLAVEIDPEVLRAAVEAVLGHHDGLRQRLLLAGARTRSRIAPRGDETPFAYHDLSAGPDPDLRTAAVCAELQRSLEPAVGPMIRVALLRTGRGRADQLAVVVHRLVADTASMRILLEDLETAVVQLSAGEPLRFLPKTTSWQSWARRLASHAASESVQGQRPYWSEVVTADPGEEQRGRLPGDHPDQRGPDTEAGSRTATARLDPASTATLLAAPDRLACTVEELLLAALARTLEEWTGRERHLVDVVRHDRAQLFDDVDVTRTIGWFSPDHPLLLHAAGEETLRTVKETLRAVPAGGTGWQLLSQGREPLRAAPVDLSFAYTGKAVEPASGTFAVAAETIGGDRSPSELRPHPLDVRAGVRNGELAVSWEYSELRHDATTVERLCLRHTAHLRSLIGAANPEGATEDFPLARVDRAQLDGLLGRLAERQPE